The following are from one region of the Jatrophihabitans telluris genome:
- a CDS encoding LLM class F420-dependent oxidoreductase has translation MTTFPVRIGVQLQPQHADYPAIRDAVRRAEDLGVDVAFNWDHFYPLYGEPDGQHFECWTMLGAWAEQTTRIEIGALVTCNSYRNPELLADMARTVDHMSEGRLILGIGSGWFERDYDEYGYEFGTAGGRLDELGLALPRIESRWAKLNPAPTRKIPVLIGGGGEKKTLKFVARHADIWHSFSDLDTLKRKLGVLAGHCGDLGRDPSEIEISVGTPAGDPGEVGPALLEAGARLFTVGLDGPNYDFTTLAKWVAWRDTL, from the coding sequence GTGACGACTTTTCCCGTTCGTATCGGTGTCCAACTCCAGCCGCAGCACGCTGACTACCCGGCCATCCGGGACGCGGTCCGCCGAGCCGAGGACCTCGGGGTCGACGTGGCCTTCAACTGGGACCATTTCTACCCGCTCTACGGTGAGCCCGACGGCCAGCATTTCGAATGCTGGACGATGCTGGGCGCGTGGGCCGAGCAGACCACCCGCATCGAGATCGGTGCGCTGGTCACCTGCAACTCCTATCGCAACCCTGAACTGCTCGCCGACATGGCTCGTACGGTGGACCACATGTCCGAGGGCCGACTGATTCTCGGTATCGGTTCGGGCTGGTTCGAACGCGACTACGACGAGTACGGCTACGAGTTCGGTACTGCCGGCGGGCGGCTGGACGAACTGGGCCTGGCCCTGCCCCGGATCGAGTCGCGTTGGGCCAAGCTCAACCCGGCGCCCACCCGCAAGATCCCGGTCCTGATCGGTGGCGGAGGGGAGAAGAAGACCCTGAAGTTCGTGGCCCGGCACGCCGACATCTGGCACTCGTTCTCCGACCTGGACACCCTCAAGCGCAAGCTCGGAGTGCTGGCCGGTCACTGTGGCGATCTCGGCCGGGACCCGTCTGAGATCGAGATATCGGTGGGAACCCCGGCCGGTGATCCGGGCGAGGTCGGACCTGCCCTGCTCGAGGCCGGTGCCAGGCTGTTCACCGTCGGCCTCGACGGCCCGAACTACGACTTCACGACCCTGGCGAAGTGGGTCGCCTGGCGCGACACCCTCTGA
- a CDS encoding thiazole synthase: MVIGGRSFGSRLIVGTGGAPSLAGLARILQESGTELTTVAMRRVDAAASGSVLDVLASVGVNVLPNTAGCRTAAEAVLTARLAREALQTDWVKVEVVADERSLLPDGPELLDACERLVDDGFVVLPYTNDDPVLARRLEQVGCAAVMPGGSPIGSGLGITNPHNIAMIVEQAGVPIVLDAGIGTAGDAVAAMELGCDAVLVASAVTRAADPLRMARAMRLAVLAGRDSFLAGRISKRHWAQASSSYEGMFTGMI, encoded by the coding sequence CTGGTGATCGGGGGCCGCAGCTTCGGTTCGCGTCTGATCGTCGGGACCGGCGGGGCACCGAGCCTGGCCGGGCTCGCGCGGATCCTGCAGGAATCCGGCACCGAACTGACCACCGTCGCCATGCGCCGGGTCGACGCTGCCGCCTCCGGGTCCGTACTCGACGTCCTGGCCTCGGTCGGGGTGAACGTGCTGCCCAACACGGCCGGTTGCCGCACCGCCGCCGAGGCCGTGTTGACCGCCAGGCTCGCCCGCGAGGCCCTGCAGACCGACTGGGTGAAGGTCGAGGTCGTCGCCGACGAACGAAGCCTCCTACCGGACGGCCCCGAACTGCTCGATGCCTGCGAACGCCTCGTCGACGACGGCTTCGTCGTGCTGCCCTACACCAACGATGACCCGGTGCTGGCACGGCGGCTGGAGCAGGTGGGCTGCGCGGCCGTCATGCCTGGCGGGTCCCCGATCGGTTCCGGCCTCGGCATCACCAATCCGCACAACATCGCCATGATCGTGGAGCAGGCCGGGGTCCCGATCGTGCTGGACGCTGGGATCGGGACCGCCGGTGACGCCGTGGCCGCGATGGAACTGGGATGCGACGCCGTCCTGGTCGCCTCGGCGGTCACCCGCGCGGCCGACCCGTTGCGGATGGCACGCGCCATGCGGCTGGCGGTGCTGGCCGGGCGGGATTCCTTCCTCGCCGGCCGGATCAGCAAACGTCACTGGGCCCAGGCCTCGTCGTCCTACGAAGGAATGTTCACCGGCATGATCTAG
- a CDS encoding APC family permease has protein sequence MATTALEYIDDDLHLPERTGYRIKRALLGPPLTTAQLHEEKLSKKAALGVLSSDCISSSAYGTEEMLIALLAVFGLAGFNILLPMTAVVLLVLVVMTLSYREVVTVYTRAGGSYVVARENFGPRIAQIASVALLIDYIVTVAVQAAAGTAAITSLIPSLGHGSIPLAITVTVVLVLAYGNLRGVREAGRAFAFPTYFFVVAAGLVVIVGLVRELAGDLPKYPTNLPGMIDVHDSGHAIFTGAAIFVLLKAFANGGSSLTGLEAISNGVSAFKNPPGENARRTLSVMSALLGTLVLGISYLAYETHATPYDHGSPTVISQVAKAAFGTAWYGHLGFVIVQVATALILYTGANTPFTGFPFLASFIADDSFLPRQLTRRGQRLAFSNGIIVLTVAALALLFGVGAHVDKLVPFYAIGVFTGFTMAGFGMARYHHTHRENRWRTKLAVNATGGGVSLLIVAIFAVVKFTEGAWLVVLLFPLGWLALMRLNRQYRAEARSLDIVTTQRRRRADSEPLDEPGTDQPQTPPTAHYPRHVVLVLVDRLDLAVIRALRYAGSLRPTDVRAVHITLDSSVAAELRHDWIERGLGDRVPLELLACPDRRLIRASATLALRTVIQDQAEVTVLLPRRSFRRGWQRLLHDRTADRIAYAVSRIPHVAATIVPFDTTLTAATGAHHDEPRLPTDTTVDSGVAAPSGTDADSRTDTDTDTDTVTGDPGAAHPIAALRRGQAVVVEGTIKSVQVGTKAGKSLEVQVFDHTGGIRLLFFGRTAIPGLEPGTVVRASGRVGEYKGHLALANPRYELLECSEPAASPFSLAR, from the coding sequence GTGGCAACGACAGCACTGGAATACATCGACGATGATCTGCACCTCCCCGAGCGCACCGGGTACCGGATCAAGCGCGCCCTGCTCGGACCGCCGCTGACCACGGCCCAGTTGCACGAGGAGAAACTCTCGAAGAAGGCCGCCCTGGGCGTGCTGTCCAGCGACTGCATCTCCTCCTCCGCCTACGGGACCGAAGAGATGCTCATCGCGCTGCTGGCCGTGTTCGGCCTGGCGGGATTCAACATTCTCCTCCCGATGACCGCTGTCGTCCTGCTCGTCCTCGTCGTCATGACCCTGTCGTACCGGGAAGTCGTGACGGTCTACACCCGCGCGGGCGGGTCCTACGTCGTGGCCCGGGAGAACTTCGGACCGCGCATCGCGCAGATCGCCTCGGTGGCCCTGCTGATCGACTACATCGTCACCGTCGCCGTGCAGGCAGCCGCCGGGACCGCGGCCATCACCTCGCTCATCCCGAGCCTCGGTCACGGCAGCATCCCGCTGGCGATCACGGTGACCGTCGTCCTGGTCCTGGCGTATGGCAATCTGCGGGGCGTGCGAGAGGCCGGCCGCGCCTTCGCCTTCCCCACGTACTTCTTCGTCGTGGCCGCGGGCCTTGTCGTCATCGTCGGCCTGGTCCGTGAGCTCGCCGGAGACCTACCGAAATACCCCACCAACCTGCCCGGCATGATCGACGTCCACGACTCCGGCCACGCGATCTTCACCGGTGCCGCCATCTTCGTTCTGCTCAAGGCCTTCGCCAACGGTGGCTCGTCGCTCACCGGGCTGGAGGCCATCTCGAACGGGGTCAGCGCGTTCAAGAACCCGCCCGGCGAGAACGCGCGCCGCACCCTGTCGGTGATGAGTGCCCTGCTGGGCACGCTGGTACTGGGGATCAGCTACCTGGCCTACGAAACCCACGCCACCCCCTACGACCACGGAAGCCCGACCGTGATCAGCCAGGTCGCCAAAGCCGCTTTCGGCACCGCCTGGTACGGGCATCTCGGCTTCGTCATCGTCCAGGTAGCGACCGCGCTCATCCTCTACACCGGCGCGAACACCCCGTTCACCGGATTCCCCTTCCTGGCCAGTTTCATCGCCGACGACTCGTTCCTCCCCCGGCAGCTGACCCGGCGCGGACAGCGTCTGGCCTTCTCCAACGGCATCATCGTGCTCACGGTGGCCGCGCTGGCGCTGCTGTTCGGCGTCGGCGCCCACGTCGACAAGCTCGTTCCGTTCTACGCGATCGGCGTCTTCACCGGGTTCACGATGGCCGGATTCGGGATGGCTCGCTACCACCACACCCACCGCGAGAACCGGTGGCGCACCAAGCTCGCGGTCAACGCCACGGGGGGCGGCGTCTCGCTGCTCATCGTGGCGATCTTCGCGGTCGTCAAGTTCACCGAAGGCGCGTGGCTCGTCGTGCTGCTCTTCCCGCTCGGCTGGCTCGCCCTGATGCGTCTCAACCGGCAGTACCGGGCCGAGGCCCGGTCCCTCGACATCGTGACCACGCAGCGCCGCCGTCGGGCCGATTCCGAGCCGCTCGATGAGCCCGGCACCGATCAGCCGCAGACTCCGCCGACCGCTCACTACCCGCGCCACGTCGTTCTCGTGCTCGTCGACCGGCTCGACCTGGCCGTCATCCGCGCGCTGCGCTACGCCGGTAGCCTGCGGCCGACGGACGTGCGCGCCGTTCACATCACCCTCGACTCGAGTGTGGCCGCCGAGCTTCGTCACGATTGGATCGAACGCGGCCTCGGCGACCGGGTGCCGCTGGAGCTGCTCGCCTGCCCCGACCGGCGCCTGATCCGGGCTTCGGCGACGCTCGCACTGCGGACGGTCATCCAGGACCAGGCCGAGGTCACCGTGTTGCTGCCCCGCCGCTCCTTCCGCCGGGGGTGGCAGCGCCTGCTTCATGACCGCACCGCCGACCGGATCGCCTACGCCGTCAGCCGGATCCCGCACGTCGCGGCCACGATCGTGCCGTTCGACACCACCTTGACCGCCGCGACCGGGGCCCATCACGACGAGCCGCGGCTGCCCACCGACACCACCGTGGACAGCGGTGTCGCCGCCCCCAGCGGCACGGACGCCGACAGCCGCACCGACACCGACACCGACACCGACACCGTGACCGGTGATCCCGGCGCCGCTCACCCGATCGCCGCCTTGCGGCGTGGCCAGGCGGTGGTCGTCGAGGGCACGATCAAGTCGGTTCAGGTCGGAACGAAGGCCGGCAAGTCCCTGGAGGTACAGGTGTTCGACCACACCGGCGGGATCCGGCTCTTGTTCTTCGGACGAACGGCGATCCCGGGGCTCGAGCCCGGCACCGTGGTCAGGGCGAGCGGCCGGGTCGGTGAATACAAGGGCCACCTGGCACTGGCCAATCCCCGCTACGAACTGCTGGAGTGCTCCGAACCCGCGGCGTCGCCGTTCAGCTTGGCCAGGTAG
- a CDS encoding Rv0909 family putative TA system antitoxin, whose protein sequence is MDFDGLKDKALGFVHDNKDKVEDGVEKAADFIQDKVDNDKVDAGVEKAKNVVTDNLDKL, encoded by the coding sequence ATGGACTTCGACGGCTTGAAGGACAAGGCGCTGGGCTTCGTTCACGACAACAAGGACAAGGTCGAGGACGGCGTGGAGAAGGCTGCCGACTTCATCCAGGACAAGGTCGACAACGACAAGGTCGACGCCGGCGTGGAGAAGGCCAAGAACGTCGTCACCGACAACCTGGACAAGCTGTAA
- the thiE gene encoding thiamine phosphate synthase, translating into MGNEALDRALLYLCVGSRSAEDDLPEFLDEVLGAGVDIVQLREKNLEAADELALLEVFRAACERHGALLAVNDRADLALAAGADVLHLGQRDLLPAVARRILGPDVILGRSSHSLDQASEAALDPDLDYFCLGPIWPTPTKAGRPHTSLDPVRKLAADQPSRPWFGIGGVDESTLDEVLQAGATRVVVVRAITEAADPAAATARIKARLVAAQDGRGTS; encoded by the coding sequence ATGGGTAACGAAGCTCTCGACCGCGCTCTGCTGTACCTGTGCGTGGGCTCCCGCAGCGCCGAGGACGACCTGCCCGAGTTTCTCGACGAGGTGCTGGGCGCGGGCGTCGATATCGTCCAGCTGCGCGAGAAGAACCTCGAGGCCGCCGACGAACTGGCGTTGCTGGAGGTGTTCCGGGCCGCCTGTGAGCGGCACGGTGCGTTGCTGGCGGTCAACGACCGGGCCGATCTCGCGCTCGCCGCGGGCGCTGACGTGCTGCATCTGGGGCAGCGGGATCTGCTGCCCGCCGTGGCTCGCCGCATCCTCGGACCGGACGTGATCCTCGGACGGTCCAGCCACAGCCTGGACCAGGCCAGTGAGGCGGCGCTCGATCCCGACCTGGACTACTTCTGCCTGGGCCCGATCTGGCCTACGCCCACCAAAGCGGGCCGGCCGCACACCAGCCTGGATCCCGTTCGCAAGCTGGCGGCAGACCAGCCCTCGCGTCCATGGTTCGGTATCGGCGGTGTGGACGAGTCGACTCTGGACGAGGTGCTGCAGGCCGGTGCCACCCGGGTGGTGGTCGTACGCGCCATCACCGAGGCTGCCGACCCGGCGGCGGCGACCGCGCGGATCAAAGCGCGACTGGTCGCGGCGCAGGACGGCAGGGGGACGAGCTGA
- the folP gene encoding dihydropteroate synthase, whose protein sequence is MLRLGRQRFADSALLIMAIVNRTPDSFYDRGATFAFGKALERVDSVVADGAEIVDIGGVKAAPGEDVDAAEEIRRTVDFVAAVRERYPELIISVDTWRASVGRAVCQAGADLLNDAWGGHDPELAMVAAEYDAALVCTHAGGAAPRTRPHRIDYPDVMADVLRRTVAEAERAVSLGVARDRIMIDPGHDFGKNTWHSLEVTRRLREMVDTGWTVLVSLSNKDFVGETLDLALDQRLLGTLAATAVSAWEGASVFRAHNVAETRQVLDMVAAIRGDVPPRRAVRGLA, encoded by the coding sequence ATGCTGCGACTGGGCCGACAGCGCTTTGCCGACAGCGCCTTGCTGATCATGGCAATCGTGAACCGCACGCCTGACTCCTTCTACGACCGGGGGGCGACCTTCGCCTTCGGCAAGGCGCTGGAGCGGGTGGACAGCGTGGTCGCCGACGGCGCCGAGATCGTCGACATCGGTGGGGTGAAGGCCGCTCCGGGCGAGGACGTCGATGCGGCCGAGGAGATCCGGCGGACGGTCGACTTCGTGGCCGCGGTCCGCGAGCGGTATCCCGAGCTCATCATCTCGGTCGACACGTGGCGAGCCTCGGTCGGCCGCGCCGTGTGCCAGGCCGGCGCGGACCTCCTCAACGATGCGTGGGGCGGCCACGATCCGGAGCTGGCGATGGTGGCCGCCGAGTACGACGCGGCGCTGGTCTGCACGCACGCCGGTGGAGCGGCGCCCCGGACGCGTCCGCACCGCATCGACTACCCGGATGTGATGGCCGACGTGCTCCGGCGCACGGTGGCCGAGGCCGAGCGGGCGGTGTCGCTCGGGGTCGCAAGGGACCGGATCATGATCGACCCCGGTCACGACTTCGGCAAGAACACCTGGCACTCGCTGGAGGTGACCAGGCGCCTGCGCGAAATGGTCGACACCGGCTGGACGGTCCTGGTGTCGCTGTCGAACAAGGATTTCGTGGGCGAGACGCTCGATCTTGCGCTGGATCAGCGATTGCTCGGCACCCTGGCGGCCACGGCGGTCTCCGCCTGGGAGGGTGCGTCGGTCTTCCGGGCCCACAACGTGGCCGAGACCCGGCAGGTGCTCGACATGGTGGCGGCCATTCGTGGCGACGTCCCGCCCCGCCGTGCCGTTCGAGGACTCGCGTGA
- a CDS encoding cytochrome c oxidase assembly protein: MWSVWLLALTILAGLVAAVVRYLSMRGSAAGTMDAGSGGSGAMHHGQAADALLRMGAGNDLGQLLGTSLLRTWQLDSIAVAFVVLAAAAYLTAVLKVHRTMAWSGARTALFLAGLAVCVVCTCASIGVYDMALYSAHMLGHLGFVMVAPALLMAGRPIELALLALSESRRLAFERFLQGRFWTVFTAPPVALASYAVVIVGSHLTGLMDTIMTNPWAGQVEHLVYLVIGSQFFLLILGDTPGRWQLSTPARWLMLALSMAVDTFVGIVIMQGSTPVRMLAVPGLSVNTLSDTHTGGAIMWFGGDGIMAAIMIGLVLGWLNDPERRKHDSSGWLEQARRVSFDERTGAGGSPASAADDLDFDDEDSSLNAYNAYLAKLNGDAAGSEHSSSS, translated from the coding sequence TTGTGGAGCGTCTGGTTGCTGGCGCTGACCATCCTGGCCGGCCTCGTCGCCGCGGTCGTGCGGTACCTGTCGATGCGTGGTTCCGCGGCGGGGACGATGGACGCCGGTTCCGGTGGCAGCGGCGCGATGCACCACGGCCAGGCCGCTGACGCCTTGCTGCGGATGGGGGCCGGAAACGATCTGGGGCAGCTACTCGGGACCTCCCTGCTGAGGACCTGGCAGCTCGACTCGATCGCGGTCGCGTTCGTGGTGCTCGCCGCGGCGGCGTATCTGACGGCTGTGCTCAAGGTTCACCGGACGATGGCCTGGAGCGGGGCACGCACGGCCCTGTTCCTCGCCGGGCTCGCGGTGTGTGTGGTGTGCACCTGCGCCAGCATCGGCGTCTACGACATGGCGCTGTACTCGGCGCACATGCTGGGTCACCTGGGCTTCGTGATGGTCGCGCCGGCTCTGCTGATGGCCGGGCGGCCGATCGAGCTGGCGCTGCTGGCGCTGTCGGAGTCCCGTCGCCTGGCGTTCGAGCGCTTCCTGCAGGGCCGGTTCTGGACCGTCTTCACCGCGCCCCCGGTCGCGCTGGCCAGCTACGCGGTGGTCATCGTGGGCAGCCACCTCACGGGCCTGATGGACACGATCATGACCAACCCCTGGGCCGGTCAGGTCGAGCATCTGGTCTACCTGGTCATCGGCAGCCAGTTTTTCCTGCTGATCCTCGGTGACACTCCCGGCCGCTGGCAGTTGTCCACTCCGGCGCGCTGGCTGATGCTGGCGCTGTCGATGGCGGTGGACACCTTCGTCGGCATCGTGATCATGCAGGGCAGCACGCCGGTGCGGATGCTGGCCGTACCCGGGTTGTCCGTGAACACCCTGTCGGACACCCATACCGGCGGGGCGATCATGTGGTTCGGCGGTGACGGGATCATGGCCGCGATCATGATCGGTCTGGTGCTGGGTTGGCTCAACGATCCGGAACGTCGCAAGCACGACAGCAGTGGCTGGCTGGAGCAGGCCCGCCGGGTGAGCTTCGACGAACGCACCGGCGCGGGCGGGTCACCGGCCAGCGCCGCCGACGATCTGGACTTCGACGATGAGGATTCCAGCCTGAACGCCTACAACGCCTACCTGGCCAAGCTGAACGGCGACGCCGCGGGTTCGGAGCACTCCAGCAGTTCGTAG
- the thiS gene encoding sulfur carrier protein ThiS: protein MQLIVNGSPREIEDGSRLNVLVEAVSDRPSGIAVALNSEVVPRSVWADTALSAGDRVDVVTAVQGG, encoded by the coding sequence GTGCAACTGATCGTCAACGGCTCGCCCCGCGAGATCGAGGACGGCAGCCGGCTCAACGTCCTCGTCGAAGCCGTCTCCGACCGTCCCAGTGGCATTGCCGTAGCCCTCAACAGTGAAGTCGTCCCCAGAAGTGTCTGGGCCGACACCGCGCTGAGCGCCGGCGACCGCGTCGATGTCGTGACGGCGGTCCAGGGTGGCTGA
- the thiO gene encoding glycine oxidase ThiO, with the protein MTHPPRILVVGGGVIGLAVAFRLAGRARVTLIDTSGTRGATWAAAGMLAPVSEAVFGEHELTRLNLRAVAEFVDFAAELALRTGRPVELRHEGTLAVAFDNDDRAALSRLTEYRDSLGLATEQLNSRQARSLEPYLAREVRSGVYTADDLSVDNRQYTEVLHDAARAAGVEFRRGSVSGLRRDSSDGATVTGAVVAGGDGAAESVVLDAEEVVLCTGAATRELADLPIEPVKGQILRLQIPRQLAASGPILTRTVRGLVRGSEVYLVPRRSGEIVVGATSEQRGFDTTVTAGGVYELLRNAYELLPVSSEFEFVEARAGSRPGTPDNGPIVGRLGPGLLVASGHYRNGILLSAATANAVGALVVGGVASAEWTPFGPQRFLSQKEASCN; encoded by the coding sequence GTGACCCACCCGCCCCGGATCCTCGTTGTGGGTGGCGGCGTCATCGGGCTGGCGGTCGCCTTCAGGCTCGCCGGACGAGCCCGGGTCACGCTGATCGACACGAGCGGCACACGCGGCGCCACCTGGGCGGCGGCGGGGATGCTGGCTCCGGTCAGCGAGGCGGTCTTCGGCGAACACGAACTCACCCGGTTGAACCTGCGGGCGGTGGCCGAATTCGTCGACTTCGCCGCTGAGTTGGCCCTGCGGACGGGTCGGCCGGTCGAGCTACGTCACGAGGGGACCCTCGCCGTCGCGTTCGACAACGACGATCGAGCCGCGTTGAGCCGGCTGACCGAATACCGCGACTCCCTCGGCTTGGCCACCGAACAGCTGAACTCCCGCCAGGCCCGTTCGCTGGAGCCGTACCTGGCTCGCGAGGTGCGATCTGGGGTCTACACCGCCGACGACCTGTCGGTCGACAACCGCCAGTACACCGAGGTGCTGCACGACGCGGCCCGGGCAGCGGGCGTCGAGTTCCGTCGCGGGTCGGTGTCGGGACTGCGCCGCGATTCCTCCGACGGGGCAACGGTCACCGGCGCCGTGGTGGCCGGCGGGGACGGGGCGGCAGAAAGCGTGGTGCTCGATGCCGAGGAGGTGGTGCTCTGCACGGGCGCAGCGACCCGGGAGCTGGCCGACCTGCCCATCGAGCCGGTGAAGGGCCAGATCCTGCGGCTGCAGATACCGCGGCAGCTCGCCGCGAGCGGTCCGATCCTGACCCGAACCGTGCGGGGACTGGTGCGTGGCAGCGAGGTCTACCTGGTGCCGCGGCGTTCCGGGGAGATCGTCGTGGGCGCCACCTCCGAACAGCGCGGCTTCGACACCACGGTCACCGCCGGCGGCGTGTACGAGCTGCTGCGCAATGCCTATGAGCTCCTGCCGGTGAGTTCGGAATTCGAGTTCGTCGAGGCGCGGGCCGGATCCCGCCCTGGTACGCCGGACAACGGCCCGATCGTCGGACGGCTCGGCCCCGGATTGCTCGTGGCCAGCGGGCACTACCGCAACGGCATCCTGCTGTCGGCGGCAACCGCGAACGCCGTGGGGGCACTCGTCGTGGGCGGCGTCGCGTCGGCAGAATGGACACCGTTCGGTCCGCAGCGGTTCCTCTCGCAGAAGGAAGCATCGTGCAACTGA
- a CDS encoding glucosyl-3-phosphoglycerate synthase: protein MELAARRWFDSHTYLATDFTLPELLERKREQNLSISVVIPARNEEATVAEVVSRISDALVEPGLVDELVVIDSDSTDATAALAAKAGAQVYAAGAIETGLKSLPGKGEALWRSLFVTRGDIVAFIDADLTEWGAHFITGLLGPMLRDRKVSLVKGFYDRLFSSADGGHSPQGGRVTELVARPLINLHWPILSGVVQPLAGEWAMRRSLAETLPFPVGYGVEFATLTDTVWRHGLGAVAQVDLGQRGHSHQNVHDLGVMATEILATATRRLNRGRPPASVGYTHAWTDLYQYDRSVEGFWRARDVPIAERPPAITVQAYPFADSAPA, encoded by the coding sequence ATGGAGCTGGCGGCCCGTCGATGGTTCGACAGCCACACCTACCTGGCAACGGACTTCACCCTGCCGGAACTGCTGGAGCGAAAGCGAGAGCAGAACCTGAGCATCTCGGTGGTGATCCCGGCGCGCAACGAGGAAGCGACCGTGGCCGAGGTGGTGAGCCGGATCTCCGACGCGCTGGTGGAACCGGGTCTGGTCGACGAGCTCGTGGTGATCGACTCCGACTCGACGGACGCCACCGCGGCCCTGGCCGCCAAGGCGGGCGCGCAGGTCTATGCGGCCGGCGCGATCGAGACCGGCCTGAAGTCGCTGCCCGGCAAGGGTGAGGCCCTGTGGCGCTCGCTGTTCGTGACCCGCGGGGACATCGTCGCTTTCATCGATGCCGACCTCACCGAGTGGGGTGCGCACTTCATCACGGGTCTGCTCGGCCCGATGCTGCGTGATCGGAAGGTGTCGCTGGTGAAAGGGTTCTACGACCGGCTGTTCTCCTCCGCCGACGGTGGCCATTCACCGCAGGGTGGACGGGTCACCGAACTTGTGGCGCGTCCACTGATCAATCTGCACTGGCCCATCCTGTCCGGCGTCGTCCAACCGCTGGCCGGGGAATGGGCGATGCGACGCAGCCTGGCCGAGACACTCCCCTTCCCGGTCGGTTACGGGGTCGAGTTCGCGACCCTGACCGACACGGTGTGGCGGCACGGACTGGGGGCCGTGGCTCAGGTCGATCTCGGCCAGCGCGGCCATTCCCACCAGAACGTGCACGACCTGGGCGTGATGGCGACGGAGATCCTGGCGACCGCGACCCGGCGCCTCAATCGCGGGCGTCCGCCCGCCTCGGTGGGCTACACCCACGCCTGGACCGACCTGTACCAGTACGACCGGAGCGTCGAGGGATTCTGGCGGGCGCGTGACGTACCGATCGCCGAACGCCCCCCGGCGATCACCGTGCAGGCCTATCCTTTTGCGGATTCGGCGCCCGCCTGA